The stretch of DNA TTGCCGGGTTTGCGATGCTGGTAGCCACAGCCGTTCCGGTAATCTCGCAATCACTGGAAGCCCCGGCCCCGGCGGTTCCGGCAGCCGCGATTCCCAGCTCCGCGCCGCAAACGCTCGGAGCGCCGCCGTCCCCACTCTCGCTCGAGCCGAGCGAGGCGGCAATGCAGCCGTTAGCGATAGCTACGCCCGTGGTCCTCCCCGGTAGCTGGGCGCCGTTGGGTCCCGCTCCGATCCAAAATGGCCAGGACGAGAATGTCGTGCCGACCAACAACGTGGCCGGCGCGGTCGAAGCGGTGGCTGCCAAGCCCGGCGACGCGAACACCTTGTACGTCGGCGCTGTCAACGGCGGAATCTGGAAGACCACCAACGGCACCAATGCGAGCCCGACTTGGACACCGCTCACTGACACTCAAGCGTCACAGTCGATCGGCGCGCTCAAGTTCGATCCTACCGACCCTACTCACAACACGCTGGTCGCCGGCAACGGTAATTTCAGCGCCTTAAATAATATCGGAGGCGCCCGAGTGGGCCTGCTCCGCACCACCGACGGCGGCGCGAACTGGACTCCGATCAATGGCGGCGGCACGCTCACCGGACAGAATATCTCGGGGGTCGCGGCGCGCGGCTCGACCATCGTGACCGCCGCGAACACTGCAGATGCGAACTACTGTACGAACCTGGGTATCTTCCGCAGCATCAACAGCGGCGCGAGCTTCACCCAGATCTCGGGCGCCGCAGGCAGTGACCTGCCGGGCGGTCTGTCGCACGACCTCGCCGAGGATCCGAGCGATAATTCGATTCTTTACACCGATATGCTGTTCGCGGACCTATGTACGGGGGGCACGAACGGAATTTACAAATCGACCGACGGCGGAGCGACTTGGGCGATCGTCAGCAATTCCACCATGAACGCGCTCCTCACCGACAAGAATACGGTGAACGTCAAGATGGCGGTTGGGAACAGCAGCAACGTCTATGTGGCGATCGAAAACAGCGGCACTGACGCGGTCAGCGGCTTGCCCACCAACGGCGATCTGGCCGGGCTGTTCCGCTCGAGCGACGGTGGAACCACCTGGGCGCAGCTCGATTTGCCAACTACGGTGGACGGATGCGCCACCTTCGGGCTGAATCCGGGCGGCCAAGGTGGAATCCATCTCTCGATCGTCGCGGATCTCAGCAACGTGAACCTCGTCTATATCGGAGGTGACCGCCAGCCTCAGCAAAACGAAGGCTGCGGCGCCGAAACGTGGCCCAACTCGCTGGGCGCGAACAGCTTCAGCGGCAGATCGTTTCGCGTCGATGCGTCCCAAGCGACCGGCCACCAGGTGGCCAACCTCACCAATATGACGGTCGCCGCCTTCCCCGGCGGCGGCACCGCCAGCAACAGCTCGCCGCACGCCGACTCGCGCCAGATGGTGTTCGATGCCAATGGCAATATTCTGCAGGTCGGCGACGGCGGCATCTATCGGCGCACCAGTCCGCGCGACGCCACCGGCGATTGGTTCGCGAACGACGGCAATCTGCAGGTAACCGAGCTTCACGGCCTCGCCTACGACCGCAACTCGAAGGTGCTGTTCGGCGCCGCGCAGGATACCGGTACACCGGCGGAGCTAACGCAGGGTGGGCTCCCATGGACCGACTTGTTACAAGGCGACGGCGACGATGCGGCGGTGGATTTCACCTCGATGGTTGGGAAATCCATCCGGTACCTCGCCTACTACGACCTAGGAGGCTTCACTGCTGAGGTATTCGACGCCTCGAACACTCTTGTGTCGCAAACGCTCCCCGCGCTGACCGTGAATGGAGGAGGCGCCCCGCTGGTGGCGCAATTTGCTCTCCCGTACAAAGTCAACGCGATCAGCCCGACCCGGCTTCTGTTCGGCGCGGGCAACGCGCTTTACGAATCGACCGACGGCGGCAACACCATCACCGAGCTGTCTCCGGCGATCGTCGTGAACGACGGATTCGGCCATGCCGCGATGGTGTACGGCGGCCATTCCGGAACCGACGATGCGGACCTGATTTACGCCGGGAAGAAGGCCCAGATATTCATCCGGACCGTAGCCCCCCCCACCGCATTGACGCAGCTCAGTGCTTACCCCGGAACCTTGAACGTCAATGGGATCGCGGTTGACCCCACCGATTTCACCGACGTAATCGCGGTCGATCAGAGCCATGTGTTCCGCAGCATCAACAGCGGCGCGAGCTGGACGGACATCACCGGGAACCTCGCCACCTTCGGCGTGACGCCGTTCGATTCGGTCGAGTTTCTGAGTAACGGTAGTTCGAGCGCGATCCTGGTCGGGACCTATAAGGGCGTGTTCAAGGCCCAGGTGAGCAGCCCAGACAGTTGGTCGCAGCTTGGAACCGGATTTCCCGATGTCTTCACCTATCGGCTCATCTTCGATTCGGTTGACAACGTGCTGGTAGCGGGGACGCTCGGACGCGGCGCGTGGAAGTTCATGCCCGCCGCGACGGCCACGGCGACGGCTACCGCAATGGCAACATCGGCGGCGACTGCCACCTCGACGTCTACTCCCACTTCAACGCCCACTCCGACAGTGACGCCGACCGCGACGGCCACCGCCGTCCCGGCCGCACTCAAGTTCGCGCCCAAAACCGTCGGCTTCCCGGCGACCATCGTGCTGGGCTCCAACGGTGCGACCAGCAGTCCCAAGAATCTCGCGCTTAGCAACCTCAAGAACAAGAAGCAGGATGCACCGATCACGATCAGCTCGATCAAGGCGAGCACGGGCGAGTTCTCCGCTTCGCAGAACTGCGTGGGCCAGCTCGCCGCAGGCGCCGAGTGCAAAGTCGCGATCACCTTCACCCCCGCCGACGCCGGCCTCCGCCCCGCGACGCTCATCATCGCCAGCAACGCGAGCAACCCCTCGCTCTCGGTGGATCTCAAGGGCATCGGCGAGCTGGGTAAGATTGTGATCAAGCCCAAGGAGCTCAACTTCGGCAAGATCGCGACGGGCGTGTCCAGTCCGACCAAGAGCTTCAACCTCGTCAACCGCAACCCGGTTCCGATGTCGATCAGCGGGATCAGTTCGACCGACCCGGAGTTCGCGCCCTCAACCGCATGCGTAGGCACGCTCGCGGCGGGCGGAAGTTGCACGGTGTCGGTTATTTTCACGCCCTCGGCGTCCGGCCGGAAGAGCGCGACGATCTCGATTAGCGATGACGCGGCGAAGAGCCCGCAAACGGTTCATGTGGTGGGCATCGGCAAGTAACTCGCCGAACACTCGTCAAGGGTGATGAGACCGCGGATATTTCTGATCCTCACATTGTGGCTGCTTGCGGCACGCTCGGCTTGCGCCCGCGCCGAGGTGACGCGGACCGGCGGACAGGCCGATTTCGGTATCTATGGACAGATGGTCGGGGCGTGGGGAAATCCGCCCTCAAGTCCGGCGCACTATCAATGCATCAAGGTGCTGGACGCACTTGAACGCAATACCATCGCGCTTGGCGCCTGCTCGGGAACCTTTGCCAAGTTCCGGGTTCCGCTCGCTCCAGGGTCACTATGTAGTCGAATACGGCGGCCATTGGGAGTCCACCGGAGGAAAAGTCCGATTCGTCCCCGATCGTCACCACATCACGGTGTCCGCACGGCGATGGCTCAACCTCTCTCCGGCCGCGCCGCCA from Candidatus Binatus sp. encodes:
- a CDS encoding choice-of-anchor D domain-containing protein; translated protein: MKILSSALDGIAERIGISGRSIALALVCAIAGFAMLVATAVPVISQSLEAPAPAVPAAAIPSSAPQTLGAPPSPLSLEPSEAAMQPLAIATPVVLPGSWAPLGPAPIQNGQDENVVPTNNVAGAVEAVAAKPGDANTLYVGAVNGGIWKTTNGTNASPTWTPLTDTQASQSIGALKFDPTDPTHNTLVAGNGNFSALNNIGGARVGLLRTTDGGANWTPINGGGTLTGQNISGVAARGSTIVTAANTADANYCTNLGIFRSINSGASFTQISGAAGSDLPGGLSHDLAEDPSDNSILYTDMLFADLCTGGTNGIYKSTDGGATWAIVSNSTMNALLTDKNTVNVKMAVGNSSNVYVAIENSGTDAVSGLPTNGDLAGLFRSSDGGTTWAQLDLPTTVDGCATFGLNPGGQGGIHLSIVADLSNVNLVYIGGDRQPQQNEGCGAETWPNSLGANSFSGRSFRVDASQATGHQVANLTNMTVAAFPGGGTASNSSPHADSRQMVFDANGNILQVGDGGIYRRTSPRDATGDWFANDGNLQVTELHGLAYDRNSKVLFGAAQDTGTPAELTQGGLPWTDLLQGDGDDAAVDFTSMVGKSIRYLAYYDLGGFTAEVFDASNTLVSQTLPALTVNGGGAPLVAQFALPYKVNAISPTRLLFGAGNALYESTDGGNTITELSPAIVVNDGFGHAAMVYGGHSGTDDADLIYAGKKAQIFIRTVAPPTALTQLSAYPGTLNVNGIAVDPTDFTDVIAVDQSHVFRSINSGASWTDITGNLATFGVTPFDSVEFLSNGSSSAILVGTYKGVFKAQVSSPDSWSQLGTGFPDVFTYRLIFDSVDNVLVAGTLGRGAWKFMPAATATATATAMATSAATATSTSTPTSTPTPTVTPTATATAVPAALKFAPKTVGFPATIVLGSNGATSSPKNLALSNLKNKKQDAPITISSIKASTGEFSASQNCVGQLAAGAECKVAITFTPADAGLRPATLIIASNASNPSLSVDLKGIGELGKIVIKPKELNFGKIATGVSSPTKSFNLVNRNPVPMSISGISSTDPEFAPSTACVGTLAAGGSCTVSVIFTPSASGRKSATISISDDAAKSPQTVHVVGIGK